A genomic segment from Triticum dicoccoides isolate Atlit2015 ecotype Zavitan chromosome 1A, WEW_v2.0, whole genome shotgun sequence encodes:
- the LOC119354751 gene encoding vegetative cell wall protein gp1-like → MPSPSPPVTPAPSPPSPTNPAPSPPSPAMPTPTTPSTPSPVNPAPPSPSPVNPVPPTLPPPSPTGPTPSAPPPSSPVNPPPPTLSPPSPALPILVNPAPPTPSPAQPTPPTSPPTSPVNPAPPASSPPAPVNPAPPTVSPPSTVAPAPPMPSPSGPVNPAPPKSPTKPTPPTPSPVNPAPPTTTPPSPGTPTTPPSPLPPPATTPSQPMPPPAPASSKLPTPIPATRPPPSLTPPSLQRPPPGLPPSPAQLSSPPHSSHASKTVIGISVAASAVFVIALVAGLFYFRTRRRQRRHGSRPRSSSSGSHLLKSLFKWATKFGNCRVKVSSTA, encoded by the exons ATGCCTTCACCGTCCCCTCCGGTGACGCCAGCTCCCTCCCCACCTTCTCCGACGAACCCAGCACCATCCCCGCCTTCACCAGCAATGCCAACGCCAACAACGCCATCGACGCCTTCTCCAGTAAACCCGGCACCACCATCGCCATCTCCAGTAAACCCGGTACCACCGACATTACCACCACCGTCTCCAACGGGGCCCACACCATCAGCGCCACCGCCGTCTTCCCCGGTGAACCCGCCACCACCAACGTTGTCTCCGCCGTCTCCAGCTCTGCCTATTCTAGTGAACCCTGCACCACCGACGCCGTCTCCAGCACAGCCAACGCCACCAACATCGCCTCCGACGTCACCAGTGAACCCAGCGCCACCAGCGTCGTCCCCTCCTGCTCCGGTGAACCCTGCACCACCAACAGTGTCACCGCCATCTACCGTGGCGCCTGCACCACCAATGCCATCGCCGTCCGGTCCAGTTAACCCGGCACCACCAAAGTCTCCAACCAAGCCGACACCACCAACACCATCTCCGGTGAACCCGGCACCACCAACTACGACCCCACCTTCACCTGGCACGCCAACGACACCACCATCGCCTCTTCCGCCGCCTGCAACAACGCCGTCTCAGCCAATGCCACCACCAGCTCCAGCTTCGAGCAAACTGCCAACCCCAATCCCTGCCACTCGTCCTCCTCCTAGTCTAACACCGCCTTCGCTACAGCGTCCACCGCCGGGTTTACCCCCATCACCGGCGCAACTGTCTTCGCCACCGCATTCATCACACGCATCCAAAACAGTGATCGGCATCTCCGTGGCTGCCTCGGCAGTGTTCGTGATCGCCCTCGTGGCCGGGCTGTTCTACTTCCGGACAcgacgccgccaacgccgccacggcAGCCGTCCGCGGTCCAGCTCGTCAG GGTCTCATCTCTTGAAGTCTCTTTTCAAGTGGGCGACCAAATTTGGCAACTGCCGAGTAAAAGTTAGTAGTACTGCTTGA
- the LOC119287106 gene encoding putative proline-rich receptor-like protein kinase PERK6 yields MYAPPPAPHAAVHPWQSGGGATASHQPPPHAAVTGGTVSYADLAAATDGFSDAKLLGQGGFGHVYRGTLGAGAAAREVAIKRLRAGSGQGEREFRAEVESIGRVHHRNLVSLLGYCIHGDQRLLVYEHVPNHTLESHLHHAGDGPTLLDWERRWRIALGAAKGLAYLHEDCHPKIIHRDIKAANILLDDNFEPKVADFGLAKIQHGDDSHVSTRVMGTFGYMAPEYTNTGKITDRSDVFSFGVVLLEIITGKRPVLSDEADQDDETLVSWARPLLTKALDGELSVELIDPRLEANYDAHEMQRLIACAAAAVRHTARSRPRVSQIVRYLEGELPLEALNGGVEPGQSEAHDATTTEQLRRMRRMAFLQRGADSGNTGATGFVSEATSEYGLCASSSSSDGDAAQSTSRAPGWQHPGDNNVGRAGQHSGELGAMSRRTRPGRAGLE; encoded by the exons ATGTACGCGCCACCACCAGCGCCACACGCAGCGGTCCACCCGTGGCAGAGCGGCGGCGGCGCCACGGCCTCCCACCAGCCTCCCCCACACGCGGCGGTCACCGGCGGCACGGTGTCGTACGCGGACCtggcggcggcgacggacgggTTCTCGGACGCCAAGCTGCTGGGGCAGGGCGGGTTCGGGCATGTGTACCGCGGCACGCTgggcgcgggcgcggcggcgcgggaggtGGCCATCAAGCGGCTCCGGGCCGGCAGCGGTCAGGGCGAGCGCGAGTTCCGCGCCGAGGTGGAGAGCATCGGCCGCGTGCACCACCGCAACCTCGTCTCGCTGCTGGGGTACTGCATCCATGGCGACCAGCGGCTGCTCGTCTACGAGCACGTCCCCAACCACACTCTCGAGTCCCACCTGCACCACGCCGGCGACGGGCCGACGCTGCTGGACTGGGAGCGCCGGTGGCGCATCGCGCTCGGGGCGGCCAAGGGCTTGGCCTACCTGCACGAGGACT GTCATCCTAAGATCATCCATCGCGACATCAAGGCGGCCAACATCCTTCTAGATGACAACTTTGAGCCCAAG GTTGCCGACTTTGGGCTGGCCAAGATCCAGCACGGAGACGACAGCCATGTTTCTACGCGGGTGATGGGGACTTTCGG GTACATGGCGCCGGAGTACACCAACACCGGGAAAATAACCGACCGGTCCGACGTCTTCTCCTTCGGCGTCGTGCTTCTGGAGATCATCACCGGCAAGAGACCGGTCCTGTCCGACGAGGCCGACCAGGACGACGAGACTCTGGTCTCTTGG GCACGGCCTCTGCTGACAAAAGCTCTGGATGGGGAGCTCTCCGTGGAGCTCATCGACCCAAGGCTGGAGGCCAACTACGACGCCCACGAGATGCAGCGGCTCatcgcctgcgccgccgccgccgtgcgccACACGGCACGCTCCCGCCCACGAGTGAGCCAG ATCGTCCGGTACCTGGAGGGCGAGCTGCCGCTAGAGGCGCTCAACGGCGGCGTGGAGCCGGGGCAGAGCGAGGCGCACGACGCCACCACCACGGAGCAGCTGCGGCGGATGAGGAGGATGGCGTTCCTGCAGCGGGGCGCCGACAGCGGCAACACGGGCGCCACCGGCTTCGTCAGCGAGGCCACGAGCGAGTACGGGCTGTGCGCCTCCAGCTCCAGCAGCGACGGCGACGCCGCGCAGAGCACGAGCCGCGCGCCCGGCTGGCAGCACCCCGGCGACAACAACGTGGGCAGGGCGGGGCAGCACTCCGGCGAGCTCGGAGCCATGAGCCGGCGCACGCGCCCGGGCCGCGCCGGCCTGGAGTGA